The Euphorbia lathyris chromosome 8, ddEupLath1.1, whole genome shotgun sequence genome has a window encoding:
- the LOC136202070 gene encoding probable purine permease 5, with protein MDEEAEKSTISLSEKMWNWKIQLVEAYKRRPLSYWILLLLSSGLMLVALPAAGLTGRMYYQNGGKSKWIISWATIAGWPITALMLPPSYFFLKTYPTPLTLQLLLSYLVLGFINCAHNMMFAYAYAYLPASTGTLLSSAMLVFSCLFGYIIVNNKLNASIINAVVIITAAITIVALDSDSGDRYDNVSDHQYIWGFIWDVLASIFHALLYPLYELLFNTILGRRSFVVVLEQRAMVSIFTFVFTSIGVIVNKDFEGMKSEAETFVGGVTCYVKLLIWVAITFQLGAIGITGIVFLASSVTAGVQNAVAIPITSIAAVLVLNDPMSGLKMMSFLLTFWGFACYIYATSPSSNISST; from the coding sequence ATGGACGAGGAAGCAGAAAAATCTACAATATCATTAAGTGAGAAAATGTGGAATTGGAAGATTCAATTAGTGGAAGCATACAAAAGAAGACCATTATCCTACTGGATTCTTCTACTATTGAGCAGTGGATTAATGCTTGTGGCATTGCCTGCTGCAGGTCTTACAGGGCGTATGTATTATCAAAACGGAGGTAAAAGCAAATGGATTATTTCATGGGCAACTATTGCTGGTTGGCCAATAACAGCTTTGATGTTACCTCCTTCTTACTTTTTCTTAAAAACCTATCCTACTCCACTTACCCTTCAACTTCTTCTATCTTATCTTGTGTTGGGTTTCATAAATTGTGCTCATAACATGATGTTTGCATATGCTTATGCTTATCTCCCAGCATCAACCGGTACACTTTTATCCTCTGCAATGCTTGTTTTCTCATGTTTATTCGGATATATCATTGTTAACAACAAACTCAATGCTTCAATCATAAATGCTGTTGTCATCATCACTGCTGCAATCACCATAGTTGCATTAGATTCAGATTCTGGTGATAGATATGACAATGTTAGCGATCATCAATATATCTGGGGCTTCATTTGGGATGTCTTGGCGTCTATTTTTCATGCGCTTCTCTACCCTCTTTACGAGCTTCTTTTTAATACCATACTTGGGAGAAGATCTTTCGTTGTTGTGTTGGAGCAAAGGGCGATGGTATCTATCTTTACTTTTGTGTTTACAAGCATTGGAGTTATTGTGAATAAGGATTTTGAAGGGATGAAATCGGAAGCTGAAACATTTGTTGGTGGAGTGACTTGTTATGTTAAGCTTCTTATATGGGTTGCAATAACATTTCAGTTGGGCGCAATAGGAATCACTGGGATTGTTTTTCTGGCTTCTTCTGTGACTGCTGGTGTTCAAAATGCAGTAGCCATTCCGATCACAAGCATTGCTGCTGTTCTTGTGTTGAATGATCCTATGTCTGGTTTAAAGATGATGTCTTTTCTCTTGAcattttggggatttgcttgTTACATCTATGCCACTTCCCCTTCTTCGAATATTTCCTCAACCTAG
- the LOC136203944 gene encoding very-long-chain aldehyde decarbonylase CER1-like gives MASTPGILTEWPWKSLGTYKHMILGPWVIGHTYSYLVKGGQNDLSTFLVFPILLWRMLHNQLWISFSRYRTAKGNNKIVDKPIEFDQIDRENNWDDQILLSGIVFYTTIMIFPSFSTHLPIWRTDGIIIAILLHAGPVEFLYYWFHRLLHHHFLYSRYHSHHHSSIVTEPITSVIHPFAEIIGYFIILLIPLMTATFTGTASISVLFGYLTFLDFMNNMGHCNFEIIPDWLFTVFPLLKYIIYTPSFHSLHHTQFRTNYSLFMPLYDYIYGTLHKSTDSLYKKSLRRQEDVADVVHLTHLTSPASIYHLHFGFAHFASNPISSKWYLYLLWPLTLFTMALTWLFGTTFLVETNRLHNLILQTWAIPKYKYQYYMKSQNEVINKMIEKAIIEADQKGVKVLSLGLLNQAEYMNRNDEIYGARHPSLKIKVVDGSSLAVAIIVNSIPIGTTQLLFTGKLSKVASAVVFNLCRRGIQVATPLKEDYEKLRESFGAHPSCNNLFLSSNYSLKTWLVGDELSEEEQDKATKGTIFIPMSHFPLKIFRKDCLYYITPAMEAPPSLLNVDSCENWLARRVMSAWRIAGIVHGLEGWNVNEYGDKMFNVDIVWQAALRHGFKPLATSVGREKL, from the exons ATGGCTAGTACACCTGGAATTCTCACAGAGTGGCCATGGAAATCTCTTGGAACTTATAAG CATATGATATTAGGTCCATGGGTGATTGGGCACACCTACTCCTACTTGGTTAAAGGAGGACAAAATGACCTTTCTACTTTTCTAGTCTTTCCAATTCTCTTGTGGAGAATGCTTCACAACCAACTCTGGATTAGCTTTTCTCGCTACAGGACTGCCAAAGGAAATAACAAGATTGTTGATAAACCCATTGAATTTGACCAAATTGACAGGGAAAACAACTG GGATGATCAGATATTGTTGAGTGGGATTGTGTTTTACACAACTATAATGATATTCCCTTCTTTTTCAACCCATTTACCCATTTGGAGAACAGATGGTATaataatagcaattttactGCATGCCGGGCCTGTGGAGTTTCTGTATTACTGGTTTCACCGTCTTCTACACCACCACTTCCTCTACTCCCGCTACCATTCCCACCATCATTCCTCCATCGTCACCGAACCCATTActt CTGTAATTCATCCGTTTGCGGAAATCATAGGCTACTTCATTATTTTGCTGATACCCTTAATGACAGCAACATTTACAGGAACCGCCTCCATATCAGTTTTATTTGGTTACCTTACTTTTCTTGATTTCATGAACAATATGGGCCACTGTAACTTTGAGATCATCCCTGACTGGCTTTTCACCGTCTTCCCTCTGCTCAAATACATCATCTACACTCCCTC GTTCCATTCTCTGCATCATACGCAATTTCGTACCAACTATTCTCTATTCATGCCTTTGTATGATTATATATATGGAACATTGCACAAATCTACTGATAGTCTTTACAAAAAATCCCTAAGAAGACAAGAGGATGTAGCAGATGTGGTCCACCTTACCCATTTAACAAGCCCTGCCTCCATTTACCACCTACACTTTGGATTTGCCCATTTTGCTTCTAATCCCATATCTTCCAAATGGTATCTCTACTTATTGTGGCCTCTTACCCTCTTCACTATGGCCTTAACATGGCTTTTTGGTACCACTTTTTTGGTTGAGACTAACCGGTTGCACAACCTCATTTTGCAAACCTGGGCTATACCCAAGTACAAATATCAA TACTACATGAAAAGTCAAAATGAAGTGATCAATAAAATGATAGAGAAAGCCATAATTGAAGCAGATCAAAAGGGTGTGAAAGTATTAAGTCTTGGACTCCTAAATCAGGCAGAATATATGAATAGAAATGATGAGATATATGGTGCGAGGCATCCAAGCTTAAAAATAAAGGTGGTGGATGGAAGTAGTTTAGCAGTAGCAATTATCGTTAATAGCATTCCCATAGGAACTACTCAACTTCTTTTTACGGGAAAGCTTAGTAAGGTTGCTTCTGCTGTTGTCTTCAATCTATGCCGGAGAGGAATCCAg GTAGCAACTCCCCTCAAGGAAGACTATGAGAAGCTTAGGGAATCTTTTGGTGCTCATCCCTCATGCAATAATCTCTTTCTTTCATCCAATTATTCTCTCAAG ACATGGCTAGTTGGTGATGAATTAAGTGAAGAGGAGCAAGACAAGGCAACAAAAGGAACAATATTTATTCCCATGTCTCACTTTCCTCTCAAGATATTCCGCAAGGACTGCCTTTATTACATCACACCAGCAATGGAAGCTCCGCCATCTCTTTTAAACGTGGATTCTTGTGAG AATTGGTTGGCAAGAAGGGTGATGAGTGCATGGAGGATAGCAGGAATCGTGCATGGGTTAGAAGGATGGAACGTGAACGAATACGGTGACAAGATGTTTAATGTCGACATAGTTTGGCAAGCAGCTCTCCGACATGGTTTTAAGCCTCTAGCTACCTCAGTTGGTAGAGAGAAATTGTAG